In Glycine max cultivar Williams 82 chromosome 10, Glycine_max_v4.0, whole genome shotgun sequence, the DNA window ATGCTACTTGGTTCATTGACTCCGAAATTGAAGCACCCTTAGTTTAAAGAACCTAGATTTTGTGGTGAAAAGCTAAAAACTCTAGGATTCAGTGTCACCTATTTTtacagagagagaaaaaaaaaactgtgtaTAAACAGTCTTACATTATAATTTGTGATTGACTAATAAGATTACTTTATATCATTGTAAcattaaactctattttatattatgtgTATATTAGTAGGAGAGGATTGCACGGAGAAAACTAGAAAGgagaaaataagtttaaaaggaaatatgaagaaagaaaagaaaaggacacaGTTGACAtgaaatttctcaaaatttagagatttttttcattttatataatataaaagttatgaaactaaaaaaacttttatcatgaaaaaatattatagtaaaaattttaaatttttattattgttataaataGTTTCTTTGCACGAttgaattatttcttttaactaTCCTTAGCACTCATCCAAATATGTAAAGAGAACTTTCTCTACTTTCTCTCCTATTTCTATCAATCCAAAATCCAAATAACACATCTTCCTCACCTTATTTCTACTCTATTTCTCATCCTCCTATTTCTGGTAATAGCATCCTATATTAGCATCTTTCTTTCTACTTGTTCAGCATTAAAGTTAAAAGCACCCGATCCAAGCCATCTTTGCTATGTATCGCTCATAAAGAAAGGTGGTCAAGCAATTTGATTTGTATCTGCCTTTTGCATGCTTGTACACTCGCATTTTGCCCGTTTTTCACTTAGAGTCTgcatgtgaaattgtgaatgaaaaATGAGTGCAAAAAATAAACGAGTCAACAATAGTAACATGATGTGATGCTTTTGAATTTGTAAGGCATTCTCTTCTTTTATGTTACCTTGAATTGTTTCTGAAGATCTTTAATGTATTCAACAGCCAAGTCCAACATGTCTGCTGTGTTGGTTTGCTGCAAAgagcatcaagaatgttaaattTCCAATACAACTACATCGCATGTGAcatataatttacatattcCACAATCAAACGTGCTTTTATGTGTCTTACCTTGTCCATGTTTGGGACAAGCTCTTGTAATTTTCTCATTCTTTCACTGATCCGAGTTCTTCTCACCTGAAAAATGACTTGCATCTCAGAATCAACTTTTACAAATTACTTCATGAATTCAACATAGTCTAGATAATatcttcttaatttatttattgttttggtaTAGGAAGGGACTGATAATTACTACAATCCattcataaaaaacaataaaactacTTCCTCccaatgagtttaattttgatactgTTCGTATAAGATTTTTACATTGTAAATCAATTAGAAGTCACCTtcaatatgacttttaaagtaaCTATTACAAAActcaataattttatcatacataaaaatttatgattagatGACAGTATAAAAACTTTTAACATTTTCAGAACAttctaaatcaattaaattctaAAGACAAAATTCTACCCTCTCAGCAATGCTTCGAGGATGAGTAGCACAGCCTCGCTTTGCTCTGATTTTACAAGGAACAGAATCAGGGAACTGAAGCAACTTCTTCATAGTAATCATCTCTGCTGAAGTTTTTGGTAAACTCAAGTGGTGTGATAACATATTAACTTGGTTTCCTAGCTCTCCATTCTGTGTACaacattttatttgtattaagaaaatgaaatgaaagtggaacagaaaaataagaaaagtgaGCACTTAATTAAGCATTGTATACATACCTGAATTTCATCAGAAAACATCTTTTCATTGCTACTTCTTCCTCTTTTCAAGCCACTGAGATTTTCTGAGAGTTGTGGAGTATCATTCCAAGAACCATAGGGGAATCCAGGGCCATATTGTTGAGTATCATTACCTTCATGCCTTGTATCATCATCAGGACTAGTTGCCTCAATGTCTTCATTCCCTATTTCGGAGATCTGCGACAACATTCCGAGCGAAGAAGCATTTCTTGGTGAGAAGCTAACCTGATTCTTCAATCCGTTAATGCATGGACTAAGTTCACCATTACTGCCATTCACCCCACCATAGTTTCCAACACCTTTCATGGTGGCAAACCCTGCcatttacaaattcataacTTTCAGTAGCCATTTATAAGAATGGATAAATTCATCTTAACAACATTCTACCCCTCAAAAAGAACTTTGTCTTCACAAAATAAGATCCAGGGTAGGATATGTACCCTCAAATTGAAGTTACTAGAACCGTAAGTATAAAGCACAAGCTTAAATTTCCAATCTTGTGTCTCTAATTACATTAGTGACAAAAGTTAAAGCATAAGAGAGCTGAGATGAATACAGTAAATGTCAAGCATAGGTAAATTTCACTTTGGCGAGAGTTTGAATACAAGGAAtatcatctctctctcaggtATAGACTATTTGGAACATCAGAttctaaataaaacataaattgttCAAAATGTCTACCCCAGAATCATTACTTTCTATTTTCATACACTAGAATATCTACCCTTCCAAGTTCTGACTGCAACTCAGCTCATCACAGCTAATAGCTAATAATCATTGCTTTATTCCTCTTAAAAATTGTATAGATTCAGATCATGATCTCTCTGCTGTATACACAATTAGAAACCAATTCATTTTCCAGAAAACAcgaatatcaaaattaaaatttccaaaAGAGTGGCAAACCAAAAAATCGAATCATACAAAATGTTCCTACAAAATCACTCTTCTTTCTAGGCTTCTTAAATTGTGATTGTCATTCATTTCAACATAGCTAGTAACTAATACGCATTAAAATCATATCATAAACTCTCTGCTCTAATCACAACTAGAAATTCTATTACAaacattcaaatttcaaaagagtggccaacaaaaataaagaaaacttcAATTACTTAAATGCTTTTGCTATTGTTATCCCATCAGAAATGGAGTTTAACTTCAGTAGAGTAACAATGATTTACATTAAATATCAACATAAGTTGCCTaggtgaaattttaatttcgattgaacaacaataaaaacatgtaatcCACCACATCAGTGTTTtccgaaaaataaaaataaatactattttgaaaagaaaaaaaatcatgttataaATTCTCTGCTCTATTCCCAACCAAGCTTTTGAATCGGTTCTGTCACGATTTTTGGTGTTGTAGAAAATTACAGAAAAATGCGGCTTTAATTGTGGTCGTGGAGACCACCAAAGCATTAACCGTTGTGGTTAAAATTCTCATCGCGgacttttattaaaaacatattttcaaataGAAATCCTATTACCAAGATTAAAATCTCAAAAAGAGTTACCAATATAACATTAACATTAATTCTGTAGGGGAAAAAAATACCATTTTGAAAGTTAATGTTATTGTTGGAGAAAAGGCCAGCAGGGGAAGTACTATGCCTGAGAAGACTTGACCCAAGCCCGTTTTGCGGCGTTTCATGATTCATTCCCATTGAACCCACCAATCCAAAAGACCCTTCCATAGCAGAACTCGAAGTAGCAGCAGAGGAAGAAGAACCACGATGCCTTGGATAGTGAGGTGGCAACCCCCCACCATACACTCCCTTATGCGAATTCATCGAACTCAAATCCTTAGAACAACCCTTGTTGTTGTTTCCTTGCAACTCTCTGAAGCTGCTAGAACCAAAGTCTTCACTCACAAAAGGAGTGAGATTTGAAAGAAGAGAACTTGGCGCAGAGCGAAAACGAAGCAACCCAGAAGAGGGTTGGTTCTGATGTTGTTGGTAAccctgatgatgatgatgatggataTGGGAATCCATTGTTGCACGattattatatgtataataataagaTGTCACCGTAAAaagatcaataaataaataaaacaaggtAGTAAAGTCACGATGGAATGAGAAGCTGGGGAATCATTGCTGAAAAGACTGGTCGCTTTTTATCCAAGGGGgaaaaaaattctttgttctttgatgtttttttttttgtgtgtgtgtgtgtgtgttttgtttttcagcTTAGGGACTAAGCTGGGGTAGGATAAGATCTTGTAGGAGAAGCAACTGAAGAACCGGGTTTGGTTTTGCACACAGTTCGAGGGGGAAAGAAGGAGCAGAGATGAGATCCAGTGAAAGGGACTTGGTAATAGATAGGGATAAATAAAAGAAGGGTGTGCTATGTGCAAGTGCAGGTTCTTTCGTATTTGCTTTTGAAAGCAGTGAAAGCTAGGAAGATCTgaatgaagagagagaggaacTAAACTGAGGTTGGCAATATTTATCTTGAATGTGGTGCCACTAAGTTGGGCCAATGAGAAAGTACAGAAGGCCATCAATCAGTGTGTCCTGAAAGAGTGCTCTCTCTCTCGTTAGTAGAGTCTAAGCTTGGCTGGTTAAGACAGGAGTTATGTATAAAGATTAAGATTAATGGtatatttttggttaaaaaacaaaagaaaaaaatgaataatattatacatttcgttcttatatataagatttaattaattatttaaatcataaaaattaaaaaaaatgattaatttaattaataataataatagtaaatttattttaaatttatgatttgttcaaaactttcctGATCATTACTATTTCTCCGTTTCCTGGTCATTACTATTTCTCCGTTTCCTGatgatttattaatatttttttattactgagaagtatttttaatttaaaaataattaaatcaagaaatattatagattaaatcttatataaagaaacaaaaattatttcaaatttaaatcttataaataagaataaaataataataatttatgttgtgTTTAATTGAGAATTGAGTCAGAGAAATAGAGAAGAAATAGTGTAGATTACATCTTTCCTGTAGATTTCATATATcctgtaataattttaattcaaaaatttatttttctatttatctcCTCCTTATTTTCATTATCGCGATCAAAGAGTGCATTACAAAAGGACGGTTATAAAGATACTCTTTTAATCCATTATTCTTAATGTGTTCTGTTTTCTAAGTTGAAATTGATtagaaattatacaaaatttatctaaaattctttctcttgttagtttcaaatttattgaaaaataaaaattataaaattactagAGATATTCTCAAATATAatatgagattaaaaaaattatgattttcagTATATTTCAACTaatgaaagaaattatataaaaagtgtgtttgaaaataaattcctaatattacttaaatatatatataatacttctatatatttttttgataaatatattatcttataaatataatagttaaaatattaaattaattgaaaataatatttcataaatataataactaatattacatatataaaaatatttttttacatatttatagaAATGTTACGTTAATACTCGtagttatgtatatttttgtattttcttaaaaatttattcacTTTAGAATACGTTTTATGAACAACAGGGATTAAAAAAACAGCttttgatatataaataaattttaaataattctcaataatttatttagaatgataattaaaatataaaataagaaataaactattttatatatgtattggtttaaaatagttttgaattcctataaaatgaacaaaaaaaattctttgattTTCATGGCTTAAAAATGTTAGGAATaattcaaagtttaaaataGGTTGTAAACTGAAAGTTACTTAAAAAATTGGTTGAGTTTGTTTCTCATAACCATCAGTAGTTACTTTTCACTTGCTATATAAGCAAGGTCTTTTTCTGTAACACATAATAATCCTTTGATCAATATACAATTCTATTCATTTccttcaaattgtgagtaattGTTAACATGGTATTCAGAGTTTATATGAACCTGACCTGTGAAGAttagagggaaaaaaaacataGCAAGTTTTTGTTGACACCAAAAATCAAGAGAAATCTTTCCTTCTTGAGATTCTTTCAGTGAGAACTGTGACCCGTGAGTGATTCTTCATTGTTTTTCACCATCATATCTGTGACTGTGGTGGCTGAGTGGAGTTCTTGGTGTTCAAGAACGTGTGTAGAGGAACCTCTGAGATAGCAGTAGTGTATAGGAAGGTGAAGAAGGATCAAGGtgcaacatggttggctcaaaCAGTATCATTCAAGGGTCCTTACCTATTTTCGATGGAAAATTGTTTGATGATTGGAAAGTCAAGATGCTGGCAGTTTTTGGCTTCCAAGATGTATTTGAAGTGGTGACAATTGGGTTTGAAGATCCTGGAAAGAATGCCACTGAAGAACAAAAATTGGCCCTCAAACAGCAACAAAAACTTGATTGCAAAGCTCGATTTCTCATCTACCATTGTGTGAACTCAAAGATTTTCAACAAGATCTCGAAGGCCTCTACCTCTAAGGAAGCATGGGAGATTTTGATTAAAACGTATGGTGATGGAGaaaagaacaagaaagtgaAACTACAAACTCTGAGAAGACAATATGAACTGTTTTGCATGGAAGAGAAAAAATCGATTGCAGATTACTTTGATAGGATTCAAGAACTGGTCAATGTCATGAAGTCATGTAAAGACAAGATCTCTGATGAACAAGTGGTAGACAAGATCTTGAGGACTTTGCCACCATGATTTGATCATGTGGTTGTTGCAATTGAAGAGTCAAGGAACTTAGACATCATGGAGATTGAAGAATTGCAGCACTCTATTGAGGCACATGAAATAAGGATCAATGAGAGAAGATCCAATCAAGAACAGGCACTTCAGGCACAATCCACTTAcaaaggaaaaggcaaaggaCCATGGAAAGGAAATAAGTCATGCACCAATCAAAAACACCAGGATCAAGGATCTAATGCAAGTAGTGAATCctctaaaggaaagaaaagTGATTAATCACAAAAGCAAAATGATAGCTCCAATGGAAGCAAGGAATGGAAGTTTGACAAGAGGAAACTGAGATGTCACAACTGTCAAAAGCTTGGTCATTATGCACGGGATTGCTGGCAAGGAGAGGGTGCTAAGAATAAGCCCAATAATCATGCAAACTTGGCGCAAGATAAAGGATCAGATTCTGAAGTTGTAATGCTCATGGCAACCACAAGTAATGAATCCTCCAATGACACTTCATGGTACTTGGATTATGGTTGTTCCACTCATATGACAGGGAGAAAGGAATGGTTCATCAGTTTGGATGACTCATCAAAGAGCAAAGTTCGTTTTGCAGATGATAGCAGCCTCACTGCAGAAGGCATTGGTAAAGTGGCTTTCAGAGACACAAATGGAAAAGGAACAGTCATTGAGGAGGTTCTATATGTGCCTGGCCTGAAGACAAACCTGTTGAGTCTTGGGCAACTACTGCAAAAGGGATTTGTCATCACAATGGAGGACAATTGCCTCAAGGTATTTGACAGAAATTAGAAACTTGTCATTCAAGCAAATTTGTCTCAGAACAGGATGTTTCGAATTGGGATGAACATTCTGAAGCACCAATGCTTTGCAACCTCAGAGAATAAAGAGGAATGGCTATGGCACCTTAGGTTTGGTCACCTCAACTTTAAGAACCTGCACCTACTTACAAGCCATAAGATGGTTGAAGGATTACCCTAGATTGTAGTCCCTAATGAGGTGTGCAAAGAGTGTATTGAATGCAAGCAGACCAGAGGAAACTTCAGCAAATTTGTTCCTACCAAAGCAACTGAGAAGCTAGGGGTCATCCATTCTGATGTTTGTGGCCCTATACAAACAGAAACTCCTGGAGGCAGCAGGTATTTCATCTCATTCATTGATGATTTGACTAGGAAGATTTGGATTTATCTGATTAAAAGGAAACATGAAGTCCTAGATGTCTTTAAGAAATTCAAGTGCTTAGTTGAAAAGCAAAGTGGAAAAATGATTAAGATTCTAAGAACTGATAGTGGGGGTAAGTATGTGTCAAATGAGTTCAAGGAATTATGTGAAAGTGAGGGGTTGATTCATGAAGTTACACCACCTTACACACCTCAACACAATGGTACAGCTGAGAGAAGGAACAGAACTCTGCTGAACATGGTGAGATGCATGCTTAAAAGCAAAAACCTGCCAAGTTTCTTGTGGGGAGAAGCTGTATCAACTGCTGCATACATATTAAACAGATCTCCTACTAAGAGATTGATAGGTATTTCACCAGAAGAAGCATGGATTGGAGCCAAACCAAGTGTTACTCATCTAAGGATATTTGGGTCAATTTGTTACAAACATGTTCCTGATCAGTTAAGGAGGCAGCTTGATGATAAAGGCATGCCACATATTCTAATTGGTTATCACTCAACTGGAGGCTACAAGCTGTATGATCCAGGAAGTGGTCAAGTGTCCATTAACAGAGATGTTATCTATGATGAAAATGGAAGCTGGAATTGGAATTCAACCTCTAGTGAAAGTCAGTCCAGGATACTGTTAGAAGAAGGAACACCTTCAGCTGCACCAACTGTTAACAA includes these proteins:
- the LOC100810203 gene encoding transcription factor bHLH130, whose protein sequence is MDSHIHHHHHQGYQQHQNQPSSGLLRFRSAPSSLLSNLTPFVSEDFGSSSFRELQGNNNKGCSKDLSSMNSHKGVYGGGLPPHYPRHRGSSSSAATSSSAMEGSFGLVGSMGMNHETPQNGLGSSLLRHSTSPAGLFSNNNINFQNGFATMKGVGNYGGVNGSNGELSPCINGLKNQVSFSPRNASSLGMLSQISEIGNEDIEATSPDDDTRHEGNDTQQYGPGFPYGSWNDTPQLSENLSGLKRGRSSNEKMFSDEIQNGELGNQVNMLSHHLSLPKTSAEMITMKKLLQFPDSVPCKIRAKRGCATHPRSIAERVRRTRISERMRKLQELVPNMDKQTNTADMLDLAVEYIKDLQKQFKTLSEKRAKCECTSMQKADTNQIA